Proteins co-encoded in one Brassica rapa cultivar Chiifu-401-42 chromosome A02, CAAS_Brap_v3.01, whole genome shotgun sequence genomic window:
- the LOC103850608 gene encoding protein ORANGE-LIKE, chloroplastic: MMTTSFSSPPPPPSSTSRSLLLFPSSHLKLPPRLLLHGRSTLSCSAAGTNNGPPPAGDSVPNNFCIIEGSETVQDFVQMQLQEIQDNIRSRRNKIFLLMEEVRRLRVQQRIKSVKSISEDENTVLEATEMPEIPSSIPFLPNVTPKTLKQLYLTSVALISGIIFFGGLIAPKLELKVGLGGTSYEDFIRSLHLPLQLSQVDPIVASFSGGAVGVISTLMLIEVNNVKQQEKKRCKYCLGTGYLPCAKCSASGVCLSIDPIKRTRASSLLLQAPTTERCLNCSGAGKVMCPTCLCTGMVTASEHDPRFDPFD; this comes from the exons ATGATGACGACGAgcttctcttctcctcctcctcctccatcatCAACTTCCAGATCCCTACTCCTCTTCCCTTCATCTCACCTCAAACTCCCCCCTCGTCTTCTCTTACATGGTCGCTCTACACTCTCCTGCTCCGCCGCCGGCACCAACAACGGACCTCCTCCCGCCGGCGACTCTGTTCCAAA TAACTTCTGTATCATTGAGGGATCAGAGACGGTCCAAGACTTCGTGCAGATGCAGCTTCAGGAGATACAAGACAACATTAGGAGCAGACGCAACAAGATCTTTCTCCTCATGGAGGAAGTCAGGAGGCTACGCGTTCAGCAACGGATCAAGAGTGTTAAATCCATCAGCGAGGATGAGAACACTGTCCTCGAGGCGACGGAGATGCCTGAGATCCCTTCTTCCATTCCTTTTCTCCCTAACGTG aCGCCAAAGACTTTGAAACAACTCTACTTGACCAGTGTGGCTTTGATCTCTGGAATCATTTTCTTTGGTGGCTTGATTGCGCCTAAG CTTGAGCTTAAGGTAGGATTAGGAGGAACCTCTTACGAAGATTTTATAAGGAGTTTGCATCTTCCCTTGCAATTAAG CCAAGTAGATCCCATTGTGGCATCATTTTCTGGGGGAGCGGTGGGTGTTATTTCAACATTGATGCTAATTGAAGTTAACAATGTTAAACAACAAGAGAAGAAGAGGTGCAAGTACTGCCTTGGGACTG GATACTTGCCATGCGCTAAATGTTCTGCTAGTGGTGTGTGCTTAAGCATTGATCCAATAAAACGAACTAGAGCTTCAAGCCTGCTTCTGCAAGCTCCGACAACGGAAAGGTGTCTGAACTGTTCCGGCGCAGGAAAG GTGATGTGTCCGACATGTCTATGTACTGGGATGGTCACAGCTAGTGAGCACGACCCACGATTTGACCCTTTCGACTAG
- the LOC103850609 gene encoding cyclin-B1-2 translates to MATRTNMPEQVRGVPVAADGAKIQNKNGAVKNRRALGDIGNRNLVSVPLAQGGKPINRPITRSFRAQLLANANGGENKAPVLAAKKPQQPLVPKKNLVVKKAAVSSPPKSKNVTYSSVLSARSKAACGVANKPKILDIDESDKDNHLAAVEYVEDMYSFYKEVEKESQPKMYMHIQTEMNEKMRAILVDWLLEVHVKFELNLETLYLTVNIIDRFLSVKAVPKRELQLVGISALLIASKYEEIWPPQVNDLVYVTDNAYNNKQILVMEKTILGNLEWYLTVPTQYVFLVRFIKASVSDPEMENMVHFLAELGMMHYDTLKFCPSMLAASAVYTARCSLNKSPAWTDTLKFHTGYSESEIMECSKLLALHHSRCGESKLRAVYKKYSKIENGGVALVSPAKSLLSSAADVKEPLSA, encoded by the exons ATGGCGACGAGAACAAACATGCCTGAGCAAGTCAGAG GTGTTCCCGTCGCAGCGGATGGTGCGAAGATCCAGAACAAAAACGGCGCCGTAAAGAACCGTCGTGCTCTCGGTGACATCGGAAACCGAAACCTCGTCTCTGTTCCCTTAGCCCAAGGAGGCAAGCCCATTAACAGGCCCATTACCCGAAGCTTCCGAGCCCAGCTACTAGCAAACGCCAACGGTGGTGAGAACAAGGCTCCGGTTCTTGCAGCCAAGAAGCCACAACAACCTCTTGTTCCAAAGAAGAATCTAGTCGTCAAGAAGGCAGCAGTGTCGTCACCTCCTAAGAGCAAGAACGTGACTTACTCATCGGTTCTCAGCGCTAGAAGCAAAGCTGCGTGTGGTGTAGCCAACAAGCCCAAGATTCTTGATATTGATGAGTCTGATAAAGACAACCATTTGGCTGCGGTGGAGTACGTTGAAGATATGTACTCTTTCTACAAAGAGGTTGAGAAGGAGAGCCAGCCGAAGATGTATATGCACATTCAGACGGAGATGAACGAGAAGATGAGAGCTATTTTGGTGGATTGGTTGTTGGAAGTTCACGTCAAGTTTGAGCTTAACTTGGAGACGCTTTACCTCACTGTCAACATCATTGATCGGTTCCTTTCGGTGAAAGCTGTTCCTAAACGTGAGTTGCAGCTTGTGGGAATCAGTGCTTTGCTTATTGCTTCCAAGTACGAAGAGATCTGGCCACCTCAGGTGAATGATTTGGTGTATGTGACGGATAATGCTTACAACAACAAGCAGATTCTGGTGATGGAGAAGACTATCCTTGGGAATCTTGAGTGGTACTTGACGGTTCCGACTCAGTACGTGTTCCTTGTCCGATTCATTAAAGCCTCGGTGTCTGATCCAGAG ATGGAGAACATGGTTCACTTTCTTGCGGAGCTGGGGATGATGCATTACGACACGTTGAAGTTCTGTCCCTCCATGCTAGCTGCTTCAGCTGTATACACAGCGAGATGCTCTTTGAACAAGTCGCCAGCTTGGACAGATACGTTGAAGTTCCACACAGGATACTCTGAATCTGAGATAAT GGAATGCTCAAAGCTTCTAGCGTTACATCACTCAAGATGCGGAGAGAGCAAGCTACGTGCGGTCTACAAGAAGTACTCAAAGATCGAGAACGGAGGCGTTGCTTTGGTTTCACCAGCAAAGTCTCTCTTGAGTTCTGCTGCTGATGTGAAGGAGCCCCTTTCTGCTTAA
- the LOC103850610 gene encoding splicing factor SF3a60 homolog, translating into MSSTLLEQTRSNHEEIERLERIVVQDLQTEPSSSKDRLVQGHRVRNMIQSIMRTTEKLVETYEDKDGAREDEIAALGGHTATGINVYSAFYDRLKEIREYHRKYPSGPLVDASADYEALLKVEPVISFSGEEGAGRYLDLHDLYNQYINSKFGERVEYSVYLDVFSQPEKISRKLKFSRQYKKYMEALLEYLVNFFQRTEPLQDLDKMLSKVETDFEEQFADGKVVGWEDHGQENEPQPQHSVIDLDYYTTAEELIEVGPEKLKEALGALGLKVGGTLQQRAERLFLTKDTPLEKLDKKHFAKPIVKQNGDAKSTQEPDSAKQIALTEAKVKKLCSLLDETIERTKQNIVKKQALTYEEMEEEREGEEERAEEESDDEEGDFYNPLKLPMGWDGKPIPYWLYKLHGLGQKFECEICGNSVYMGRRAFERHFKEFQHQHGMRCLGIPNTKNFNEITSIEEAKELWKKIQERQGVNKWRPELEEEYEDREGNIYNKKTYSDLQRQGLI; encoded by the exons atgtCGTCGACTCTCCTCGAGCAAACTCGCTCCAATCATGAGGAGATTGAAAGATTGGAGCGAATCGTTGTGCAAGATCTGCAGACCGAGCCGTCGTCGAGCAAGGACAGATTGGTACAGGGCCACCGTGTCCGCAACATGATTCAGTCTATCATGCGCACCACCGAGAAGCTC GTTGAGACTTATGAAGATAAGGATGGGGCTAGGGAAGATGAGATTGCAGCGCTTGGTGGCCACACTGCGACAGGGATCAATGTGTACAGTGCTTTTTATGATCGTTTGAAAGAG ATACGTGAGTATCATAGAAAGTACCCTTCTGGACCTCTTGTTGATGCCAGTGCGGACTATGAAGCACTTCTGAAGGTGGAACCTGTTATTTCGTTTAGTGGAGAG GAAGGCGCTGGTCGGTACTTGGACTTGCATGATTTGTATAACCAGTACATTAACTCTAAATTTGGGGAAAGGGTCGAGTATTCTGTTTACCTTGATGTCTTTTCTCAACCAGAGAAGATATCGCGTAAACTGAAGTTTTCAAG GCAATACAAGAAGTATATGGAAGCTCTGCTAGAGTACTTGGTCAACTTTTTCCAGCGAACGGAGCCGTTGCAAGACCTTGACAAAATGCTTTCTAAG GTTGAGACTGATTTTGAAGAGCAATTTGCAGATGGAAAAGTAGTAGGCTGGGAGGACCATGGCCAAGAGAATGAACCACAGCCACAGCATTCTGTCATAGATCTTGATTACTACACCACAGCGGAGGAGTTGATAGAAGTGGGACCTGAAAAGCTTAAGGAG GCGCTGGGGGCTCTGGGGCTGAAAGTTGGTGGTACTCTGCAGCAGCGTGCGGAGAGACTTTTCCTTACAAAG GATACGCCTTTGGAGAAGCTGGATAAGAAACATTTTGCCAAACCCATCGTGAAACAAAACGGAGATGCCAAATCAACGCAGGAGCCCGACAGTGCTAAACAGATTGCACTAACAGAGGCCAAGGTGAAGAAACTCTGCAGTTTACTGGATGAG ACAATCGAAAGGACGAAACAAAACATTGTAAAGAAGCAGGCCTTGACGTATGAGGAGATGGAGGAAGAACGCGAGGGTGAGGAAGAACGtgcagaagaagaaagtgatgaCGAGGAGGGCGATTTTTACAATCCACTGAAGCTGCCAATGGGTTGGGATGGGAAGCCTATACCATACTGGCTCTACAAGCTTCATGGCCTTGGCCAG AAATTTGAATGCGAGATATGTGGAAACAGTGTCTACATGGGGAGGAGAGCTTTTGAGAGACATTTTAAAGAGTTTCAACACCAACATGGAATGCGTTGCTTAGGAATTCCAAACACAAAGAACTTCAACGAAATCACTTCAATTGAG GAAGCGAAAGAGTTGTGGAAGAAGATCCAGGAGAGGCAAGGGGTTAACAAGTGGAGGCCAGAACTGGAAGAAGAGTATGAAGATCGTGAAGGTAACATCTACAACAAGAAGACTTACTCTGATCTCCAACGTCAAGGTCTCATCTGA
- the LOC103850612 gene encoding small RNA-binding protein 11, chloroplastic — MAALARIGGRYLKSVGVTKASSSCFLTQRRGVATKLFVGGLSFYTTEEGLSEAFSQCGQVVEAQIVMDRVSDRSKGFGFVTFASDDDARKALMEFNGQQLNGRVIFVDYAKAKQTFGGGGGGLPIARGPPRPGEAAATTSEPLNIE; from the exons ATGGCGGCGCTCGCAAGGATCGGTGGCCGGTACTTAAAATCCGTCGGCGTAACTAAGGCTTCCTCCTCGTGTTTCCTCACTCAACGCCGTGGAGTTGCCACTAAACTCTTCGTTGGCG GATTATCGTTTTACACTACCGAGGAGGGATTGTCAGAGGCATTTTCCCAATGTGGTCAAGTTGTTGAAG CTCAAATAGTGATGGATAGAGTCTCTGATAGATCCAAAGGGTTCGGTTTTGTGACGTTTGCTTCTGATGACGATGCGAGGAAGGCTTTGATGGAGTTTAATGGACAG CAATTAAACGGTCGTGTAATATTTGTGGACTACGCTAAAGCGAAGCAAACTTTtggtggcggtggtggtggcTTACCAATAGCTAGAGGACCGCCTAGGCCAGGGGAAGCAGCTGCAACAACATCTGAGCCATTGAACATCGAATAA